Within Aspergillus oryzae RIB40 DNA, chromosome 2, the genomic segment ttcttttcctttctggtttttcattttttcaGATATAAACCACTTCTGAATATTGTGCTATACTGATATAAGAAGATCGAAACTGAAAGATTCTAATAACAACTTACGCTAACCATAACAATAACAGAACCCAGAAGAGATCTATAGACTACCTTACCAGGTGTACTATAGATGTATGCGCAGACAGAAGAGTCTTCTGCAGCTATCCCTATTCGAGTTCATACACGGATTGACCTCGTCGTTCATCGAGTCGCTGCCCCGCCTGCAACGACCCAGGGACTTCAGCAATGTCACTGGTCGTTGACCAGCGGTTCTGCTGTGGCGACATCGAATCTTCCTCATGGGATGACTTTTGGTAGTAGGACGGACTGGCCGGCTTGGGCATGGACGAGTCGGTTGGAAGACCTGATATTGAAtccttcctttgcttttccaGATCCGCTTTGATGACCAACCGATCCACGAGTACCGCATGGGCCCTCTTGAGCGTCCGTTTTACAAACGCGGTGGCCCAAATCTGCGAGCGCATATTCACATCTTCGCGGAGGTACAGCCCTTCTCGGGGTGCATCGGGAATGCCCAGCTCGACGGGCTCTCGCGGCTCCCCAGGCATATTCCCACAGACCGACCATTTCTCCCGGATGTCCAAGCCGGTCGGAGCATAGACATGCGTCTGGAGGCCCCGCGGGAGGTCGTAAAAACACCCTGCATAGGACACATTGCCCTGGACCAGCCCGCCCGGTAGGTAGGAGATTCGGTCGGTCATCTCGTACCAAGTGCAATGGAATTCATCGGCAGGCGAAAAGGATGGCGGGCGACACGGCTGATGACGGATCACCAGTGGGTTGAGTTCAATCATTTCGGCATGATTGTGGAGAGCTTCCACGACGGTCTCCCGCGTGATATAGGATGGGAGGGGCGTGATGTTAGTGAAGACACTTCGTCTGTACA encodes:
- a CDS encoding uncharacterized protein (predicted protein), which encodes MYRRSVFTNITPLPSYITRETVVEALHNHAEMIELNPLVIRHQPCRPPSFSPADEFHCTWYEMTDRISYLPGGLVQGNVSYAGCFYDLPRGLQTHVYAPTGLDIREKWSVCGNMPGEPREPVELGIPDAPREGLYLREDVNMRSQIWATAFVKRTLKRAHAVLVDRLVIKADLEKQRKDSISGLPTDSSMPKPASPSYYQKSSHEEDSMSPQQNRWSTTSDIAEVPGSLQAGQRLDERRGQSVYELE